The following nucleotide sequence is from Triticum dicoccoides isolate Atlit2015 ecotype Zavitan chromosome 7B, WEW_v2.0, whole genome shotgun sequence.
GGAAAGTGACAGTTGAAAGTTAGTTCCTAGCTACTAGTTCAGGATGGAGTGACCTGTAGCTTAGCGAACTGAATTTTGCAGGTGTTGAAAGAAGAAAATCTAGTGAATTTTGCAGCTGAGCTGGGTTGGCTATTTAGGGTTTTTACGAAAAGGAGGAATACCCCAGTCTCTGCATCTTTTGATGTGATGCACACGGTCATATTTATTAAAAATCCAGGTGCCAAACAGGGTCTCAAAAAGCTTTACAAATCTATTTAGGTAGGTAGGGAATAGCATATAACGGCATAACTAACGCATGCTAATTGATGCACTCTTCCCTCCCAATATTTACTGGTTCATTTGGTGAACGCCCGGACGTTACGGAGCTCATGAATTCATCCTCTCCATCACCTGTCCCCAAATAAACAAGGCAAGGCAACGCATGCATATATAAGCAGCAGGCGGACGGAGCTAGCTCGCCGGCAAACACCAAACCGAACCACAtgccaacgacgacgacgacggcgacggcgaccagCGGCAGGGGTTGCGGGAGGAGCATGACGGGCGCGTTGCTGGTGTTGCTACTGGCGCTGCTTGGCCGGCCGTCTCCGGCGAGGGCGCAGCTGGGGGACGCCCACAAGTGCCGGGACACGTGCCTGGAGGGGTGCACCGGGTGGGTGGTGGTGTGCCACATGTCATGCGCCAGCGCCTGCGCGGGGGCCGGCGGCATCGGCATCATGAGCATCGACAACGGCATCCCGCCGGACCACCCCAACCCCGACGATCTCCCCAagccaccgccgctgccggaccTTGTCCATCCCCTCCGAGGAGCTGGCGGCATCGCCTTCAGCCCCGCGCCGTCACCGGCAGCATCTTCCTCagaatcatcatcgtcgtcgtcgacaTCGGATGATGATTAAGAGATTACTAGGCAACTAGTTAAGCACTATCCATAGATTGGTTGCAACAAGCAAGCATATGGCTGACTGACGAATGTGGTAGGCCTTCTCTCTGCGGGTATGtctaatggatggatggatggatgaaaaTTCATCATATTTGCAGCAATTGCTTACTTTTACTGCATTCTCTTTCAACAATTCTCTCTCCCACTAAATTTAAAAACAAAATTAATTAAATAGCACGCTTCTTTCCACTAATAAAATTAATATTGATGGACGGTTTAATTACACAAAATAAGTAGTTACTAGCATGCATGTATTTGCTTGCTGCCTTGTGCTTCACTTCCAATCTCTCCCCCCACAAGCTTCGTCTTTACAACCAACCAATCTCCTACTTCCACAGCTTCACCCATCTGTCGTGGCTCGCCGACGCAATCGACCCCGTCAGCGGGGAGTGCGCCAGCGCCGCAATCAGCCCCTCGTGCGCCGGCACCACGTTCCTCTGGTTATCCGCCACGCTCCACAGCTCCACCGTCTGCATTATCACATCGCATCACATGTTTGCCTCTCTTGTGCTATACACcaccttattattattattattattattattattcagaatttgcaGCAACCATGTCAATGCTTGCTTACCTGGTAACCACCAACGATCAAAACTTTCGGGTATCTCGGATGGAATATGCATGACTGGTACTGGTTCCCGTGCGACCTCAGCTCGTGGATGCACTGCCCTGACGCCACCGACCACACCTTCACGCTGTCCTGGCTCGCCGACGCCAAATACTCGCCCGTTTCGTCCCAGCAGATGCAGTTTACCTCGCTAGTGTGAACCTaaataattttaaaaataattcaatggTGAACAACTACCTCCTCTCCTCACGTTGCACAAACATCACGACCGCCGTGCAATTCTTGATTACCTTTGCCTGCGAATGTAAACTCGTGTCCGTGTCGATATCAATCATGTTCACCGTGTTTCCTGCTGCCACCGCAAGGAGCTTTCCAATCCGAGGCTGAAACCTCACCCTACCAGTACCGCCCTGTTTCACCTGTATCCATTCATGTACAATTCAAGTATTATTATTATTGTCACTGAAATGATGTCATCTATAAAGGCGATGCGCTAGAGACAAACCCTGGACACGCGTGAAGCCGCATTTTGACCAACTGTCCAGAACCGGATCTCTCCATTGTCGTCACACGAGCATAGAATCTCTGTCAATTTTGGGTGAAAATCTACCGATGTTACATGGGAGGAATGCCCAAGAAAAATTTGCAATGCGCCGGTTCGCTGCAAAATGAAGAAAATAATGGATTTAGGTATCTGGCAGTCAATACTAACATGGTGAAGTGAAACATAGGTCCATAAAAAATCAGTCACATCATCAATATGTGCACATGATTAGCGAATTAATGCGTGAAGTTTGGTTCCCTACAATTAGGATCAGCCAACTGTATACTAAACATATATGTTATGTTCAAGCTCAATCTGACTAAACCTGTCTGCGTCCAATCAACAATCATGTGTATCAAAAAACGACAGACAGCAAAAGAACTAGGGTTACTGGGCCGCTCTGTAATAAACAAATCAAACTAAATCCATCATCAATTTCTGTCTGGCCCAAAGAACAGACCACTTTAACTTCTGATCAGCCTTAACCCATTAGACTCTATAATCATGAACGGTACTTGACTTGCAATTTGATTACTGGAGTCTGGATTCCTAAACTTGAACAGTTGTGTCAACCGGCTGGACTCCACAATCATGAACAGTACTAGACCGCTTTACCTTAAGATCAGCTTCTACCCAATGAATTTAAATTGGTTAGACAGCCTGAGGGCCCTGTATAGTAGCTTATGCCACAAGTAAATGTTCTTGGACAACCACGACAAATGATGTCCTGGCACAATATTATTTCAGATTGCAGAATATAGTTTACATCTAGCAAGTACCCACATGCTTTGAATAATCAAACATTGCAATTAAAGGTACCAGTAAGTCTTAGATATTCAGTTGAGATTTTTGCATTTAAGATATAAGTGTTCCATGGAGTTACAAAAGCTTGGCGCTTACTGAAAAAGAGACAAAGGTGTTCCCCTTTTACACTAACAAATAGGAGAGCATGATTTACACTTCCTCTATAAAGACCTTCTATGGTATTCCCCTTCTATGGAGTTTGTAACTCAAGTTTGCAGTGATCTCTTGCCACAATCAAAGCGCAAAAGTTTAAATTTCAGTGTCAATGGTAGGCAGTGAAAAGCACCAAAAGGCCGGAACTTGCAGCAAATAAGGAAAGTAAGAATTACTAATGAGAAACACATATAAAAGAAAGTAGAAGAAAATACCTCGGCTGCATTCCATAGTCGAACAGTTCCATCAGAAGATGAAGTAGCCAACTGAGTCGAATTCGGTCTGAATCTTATGTCTGTTATAAAGTTTGTATGTTCTTCTGGTTTAGTATCCATGCTAAAATTGTCCATATTCCAGAGGAAGACCTACAGTACCATAGAAACATcacatataagaaaatataaactgCTTTAGAATGGCCTAATTTTCTATCAGAGGCGCAAAGCAATAACAAAATTACATGTCAACATTGCAGGTCAAGGTGGGTGAAAGGGTAATATTGCATCTCCAGCGATAAACAGAATAAGATGGAGGTGCCAGTGTACGGTACGGCAGAAGAAATATGAGATAAATATTTTATTACTGAAAAAAATCGTGACTGGAGTTAGCAATAACAGGTACTTTTAACAGTGATGAAATCTTGTGCCAATATTAAAGGTAAATTCTACTTATAAAATCCTAATATTCTTAAAAGAAGAAAACTGATTTTTAATGATTTGAACACTCTGGCACAAGGAAGGAATTTACAAGATAAATTGTTAACTCGCATCTACTTGTGAGTTTACACAGCTTACCTTTTTCTCATGACCGGCGCTAGCAAGTAACTTTCCGTCTGTAGAGAAGTGACAGCAAACAACCTTGTTGTTGCTTGCACGGTTATTAGCAACCTCACTCAAAGAAAGACCTACAAAAGAATGAACGGTTTATAATGATTATACTTTTTCAGGGCTGAAGTTTGCGGCACAGCTCAAAAGCTTAAAATATTTACTTTTCAGGGACTCCTGCTCCGAGGGCCCTTTCTTCAATGCAGCGAATATGTCTCGACCATCCCCATCATCATTTGACAAAAATGAATCGACGTTATCTTCAAAATCAACGAAACTATCCAAATTATCCTGTCAGTAACAAAAGTTGTTTGAGCACAACAAACTTACAACCAAAAATTGAAACAGCAGAGCAGTATACGCATAATAGTGGTACCATCTGATTAGAGGATGAAGCAAATCCACTTGTTCCATCCGCGCCACAAACCATTGAACTTTTTTGCGCAATGTTCACGTTGCTAGCTACTGGTATTCCACCACCAGGAGTATGATTTGATGGAGTTGAGGGTGGAGAATGCCCAACGGTATTTCCTGTGCCGGTACTATTAGCTGCCCCAGAAGAAGTTGGCTTCCGCTTTCTACTATTCTGGATATCAAGAATAATGGACACGCTTAGGTATCACACGTATGGAGCTAGAAAACTTAAGAAACATCTCAAGGTAATTACTCAGActacctgctgctgctgctgctgttgttgctgctgctgctgctgttgctgttgctgttgttgctgttgatgttgttgctgctgttgctggtggtggtgctgctgctgttgttgcaaTTCCATCATCCGGTGACCCGAGGACTGCTGCATCTGGGCCATCTTCAACTAACAGATAGCAAATATTGTATAATAGTCAATCATAACATGCATAGGGTGCCATAGGAAGGCATAAAAGTGAAATTATAGAATCATCCATACTATTCCCAAGCAGAAAAACTGTGGAAAGAAAGTACCAGTAAAATGCAGAACATCTTTCCAGAAAATATAGAACATTTTATTTAAACAGTGAACATATTTGTAGAACAATGTAATTTGATTGATAGTGAACTATAGTTCGTTAGAATTGTCAGCTTTATAATGGACttgacatgtatcaagtttctcagAACCAATTGTATACTGACCTTCATCATATACTCGTGTTCATCTGGCCGAACCTTTGGTGAACCAGAATGAGCTGGAGAACCCATTCTAGCAAGCTCATTCTGTGTTTGTGCTTGAGCCATCATTTGCTGTTGTGGTGATAAAATTTGAAATTGGTTTGGAGATGTCATCAACTGCTTCTGTGCTCCTAAAGTTGACCGGAGTTGATCGATACCTGGGACCTTCAGCCAACACCAAAAACAGATGAGCTTTCAATAAGAAAAGTAAAGAAGAGTAAAGAGATGTCAGCAAACTCACTGTTAGGGGCCAGCCTTTCAGTGGCACACTCCCAACTCCTTGATTTAGCCCTAAGTGGAGGAAGATGGATCAGAAAAAACACCTTCGGCCATTTACTGAAATTATTTTCATTGTTTGTCATATGGTTCTACAAATCTCAGTCAATTTAATTTCAGGGTGTTTGTCGTGAGTTTAATGTGCAAGCTAACTAGCTGTATGCTCACATCTAAATCAACAAACACTCGAGTATGAATATGATAGTACTAGCCACAGCAAGCCGAAAAGGTAATAATGGGTAAAAACAATAGAACTCATGATGCAATTTTCACAAGGACACCCGGTATGAACACATAATGGGTCTTCCATCAGTACCATGTGTTTTTCTACATCAAGAGACACAATGAGCAGCAGTACTTATATCATCTCAGGATGTTACTCACCAGAAGCGGCTAATCCAGATTTTGATTGCAGCATGGCTGCTCCGTATAATGCAGAAGGGTCTGTAGGCATTGTTCTTTGTTGAGTAGCACCATCACCTTTGATGTCCTTGAAAATAGTTGAGTAGAATATTAGGAAGCAGCAAAAAGGTGCAGAGAAACTGTGAATAGAAATGAGCTAGAGAAGACAGTATGCATTACAACTTGCTGGTTTCTTGACTGAAGCTGCTGCTGCAGAGCTGCCATATTGACCGAGCTGCCCTGAAGTTGCCTGAATGGACAAAAGGATTAGTCAGAATCTCATCATCAACGCTTAGTTGGTGCTGGAATGAATTGCTGAAAACCTACCCAGTTTGGTTAGCTGCTGACTTGAGAAGAGCCATCCTATTTGCATCGAAGAGCTGCTGTGATGCCTCGGAGTCCATGGGATTGTGATTCCTCATTCCTTCCATCAATTTAGAGGCCAGAACAGCTGATACATCAGAGTTCATAGCACCATTAAGGGCCGGTTGATTTGGATCCCGTCTCTGCAAGTGGGCATTCTGCTGTTGTAATAGCTGGAGTCTCATCTGGTGCTCCCTTGACTTCATCTAGTGCACCACAAAGAATTCCATATAAATACAAAAGCATATACAATGAGCAGCACATGTGACTTCTTGACATACCATTAAACTTGATACACAGAATGCAGATATCACATTCACATTTCACAGATAGGAAAAAAAAAAGACAGTAGCATTCTGAGTAAGTTACACGCAGTATCCATGTTACGGCCTAATTCAGTGTCAGTGCACTTAGACATCTAGTCACACTCTCTGGTCAGTTTTTACTACTTTGCCAGATTATGCGggcgctctgtttttctttttgcacTCTTGAGGTCACTGTGAGTTGGCCATAGTAGCATCGGATCACACGGCAGTAAGCATAAGCTTGTGTACATACAGAGTAGGTATTACAGAGCAGGATAT
It contains:
- the LOC119337510 gene encoding transcriptional corepressor LEUNIG_HOMOLOG-like isoform X2 — its product is MAQRSNWEADKMLDVYIYDYLVKRNLHNSAKAFMNEGKVATDPVAIDAPGGFLFEWWSIFWDIFDARTRDKPQQGGGAGAAAAPSMDMKSREHQMRLQLLQQQNAHLQRRDPNQPALNGAMNSDVSAVLASKLMEGMRNHNPMDSEASQQLFDANRMALLKSAANQTGQLQGSSVNMAALQQQLQSRNQQDIKGDGATQQRTMPTDPSALYGAAMLQSKSGLAASGLNQGVGSVPLKGWPLTVPGIDQLRSTLGAQKQLMTSPNQFQILSPQQQMMAQAQTQNELARMGSPAHSGSPKVRPDEHEYMMKLKMAQMQQSSGHRMMELQQQQQHHHQQQQQQHQQQQQQQQQQQQQQQQQQQQQNSRKRKPTSSGAANSTGTGNTVGHSPPSTPSNHTPGGGIPVASNVNIAQKSSMVCGADGTSGFASSSNQMDNLDSFVDFEDNVDSFLSNDDGDGRDIFAALKKGPSEQESLKSLSLSEVANNRASNNKVVCCHFSTDGKLLASAGHEKKVFLWNMDNFSMDTKPEEHTNFITDIRFRPNSTQLATSSSDGTVRLWNAAERTGALQIFLGHSSHVTSVDFHPKLTEILCSCDDNGEIRFWTVGQNAASRVSRVKQGGTGRVRFQPRIGKLLAVAAGNTVNMIDIDTDTSLHSQAKVHTSEVNCICWDETGEYLASASQDSVKVWSVASGQCIHELRSHGNQYQSCIFHPRYPKVLIVGGYQTVELWSVADNQRNVVPAHEGLIAALAHSPLTGSIASASHDRWVKLWK
- the LOC119337510 gene encoding transcriptional corepressor LEUNIG_HOMOLOG-like isoform X3, producing MAQRSNWEADKMLDVYIYDYLVKRNLHNSAKAFMNEGKVATDPVAIDAPGGFLFEWWSIFWDIFDARTRDKPQQGGGAGAAAAPSMDSREHQMRLQLLQQQNAHLQRRDPNQPALNGAMNSDVSAVLASKLMEGMRNHNPMDSEASQQLFDANRMALLKSAANQTGQLQGSSVNMAALQQQLQSRNQQVDIKGDGATQQRTMPTDPSALYGAAMLQSKSGLAASGLNQGVGSVPLKGWPLTVPGIDQLRSTLGAQKQLMTSPNQFQILSPQQQMMAQAQTQNELARMGSPAHSGSPKVRPDEHEYMMKLKMAQMQQSSGHRMMELQQQQQHHHQQQQQQHQQQQQQQQQQQQQQQQQQQQQNSRKRKPTSSGAANSTGTGNTVGHSPPSTPSNHTPGGGIPVASNVNIAQKSSMVCGADGTSGFASSSNQMDNLDSFVDFEDNVDSFLSNDDGDGRDIFAALKKGPSEQESLKSLSLSEVANNRASNNKVVCCHFSTDGKLLASAGHEKKVFLWNMDNFSMDTKPEEHTNFITDIRFRPNSTQLATSSSDGTVRLWNAAERTGALQIFLGHSSHVTSVDFHPKLTEILCSCDDNGEIRFWTVGQNAASRVSRVKQGGTGRVRFQPRIGKLLAVAAGNTVNMIDIDTDTSLHSQAKVHTSEVNCICWDETGEYLASASQDSVKVWSVASGQCIHELRSHGNQYQSCIFHPRYPKVLIVGGYQTVELWSVADNQRNVVPAHEGLIAALAHSPLTGSIASASHDRWVKLWK
- the LOC119337511 gene encoding uncharacterized protein LOC119337511, coding for MPTTTTTATATSGRGCGRSMTGALLVLLLALLGRPSPARAQLGDAHKCRDTCLEGCTGWVVVCHMSCASACAGAGGIGIMSIDNGIPPDHPNPDDLPKPPPLPDLVHPLRGAGGIAFSPAPSPAASSSESSSSSSTSDDD
- the LOC119337510 gene encoding transcriptional corepressor LEUNIG_HOMOLOG-like isoform X1 translates to MAQRSNWEADKMLDVYIYDYLVKRNLHNSAKAFMNEGKVATDPVAIDAPGGFLFEWWSIFWDIFDARTRDKPQQGGGAGAAAAPSMDMKSREHQMRLQLLQQQNAHLQRRDPNQPALNGAMNSDVSAVLASKLMEGMRNHNPMDSEASQQLFDANRMALLKSAANQTGQLQGSSVNMAALQQQLQSRNQQVDIKGDGATQQRTMPTDPSALYGAAMLQSKSGLAASGLNQGVGSVPLKGWPLTVPGIDQLRSTLGAQKQLMTSPNQFQILSPQQQMMAQAQTQNELARMGSPAHSGSPKVRPDEHEYMMKLKMAQMQQSSGHRMMELQQQQQHHHQQQQQQHQQQQQQQQQQQQQQQQQQQQQNSRKRKPTSSGAANSTGTGNTVGHSPPSTPSNHTPGGGIPVASNVNIAQKSSMVCGADGTSGFASSSNQMDNLDSFVDFEDNVDSFLSNDDGDGRDIFAALKKGPSEQESLKSLSLSEVANNRASNNKVVCCHFSTDGKLLASAGHEKKVFLWNMDNFSMDTKPEEHTNFITDIRFRPNSTQLATSSSDGTVRLWNAAERTGALQIFLGHSSHVTSVDFHPKLTEILCSCDDNGEIRFWTVGQNAASRVSRVKQGGTGRVRFQPRIGKLLAVAAGNTVNMIDIDTDTSLHSQAKVHTSEVNCICWDETGEYLASASQDSVKVWSVASGQCIHELRSHGNQYQSCIFHPRYPKVLIVGGYQTVELWSVADNQRNVVPAHEGLIAALAHSPLTGSIASASHDRWVKLWK